One window of Streptococcus suis genomic DNA carries:
- a CDS encoding ROK family protein, translating to MKKYLSIDIGSTLIKYGVLLETGELLYKKDRPTPSDLEAMKLALESIYREIADNEELEGIAISCPGKVDSREGVVYYGGALTYLHQFPIADFMKNLSGKSVVAINDGKAAALAEKWQGNLADVENGMALVLGTGLGGGIILNNHLLQGHHFQAGEFSFLLPNDEHPDGEHGAGFRYSPVQMIGKIADVLGLPDKKDGRKVFEYINAGNEEALAIFKQFCKYLAILIYNTQAIIDTQRVVIGGGISAQPILLQEIEKQYRDLLAGLPFVGAMITPVEILPCKFGGDANLMGSLYQLLQEN from the coding sequence TGGGGTGCTGTTAGAGACCGGGGAGCTACTTTATAAGAAGGATAGACCAACACCTTCAGACTTGGAAGCAATGAAGCTGGCGCTGGAGTCTATCTATCGTGAGATTGCGGATAACGAGGAGCTGGAAGGAATTGCCATTTCCTGTCCAGGCAAGGTAGATAGCCGGGAGGGAGTCGTTTATTATGGTGGAGCGCTGACCTATCTTCATCAATTTCCTATCGCAGATTTCATGAAGAATTTGAGTGGCAAATCTGTCGTCGCTATCAATGATGGCAAGGCTGCTGCCCTAGCTGAAAAATGGCAGGGAAATTTAGCAGACGTTGAAAATGGTATGGCTCTTGTCCTTGGAACAGGGCTTGGAGGAGGGATTATTTTGAATAATCATCTCTTGCAGGGCCACCATTTCCAGGCTGGAGAATTCAGTTTTCTCCTTCCAAATGATGAACATCCAGATGGTGAACACGGTGCTGGTTTCCGTTATTCGCCTGTGCAAATGATTGGGAAAATTGCAGATGTACTTGGCTTGCCAGATAAGAAGGACGGCCGAAAAGTATTTGAGTACATTAACGCAGGAAATGAAGAAGCTCTTGCTATCTTTAAGCAATTTTGTAAATACTTGGCTATTCTCATTTATAATACCCAAGCGATTATCGATACCCAGAGGGTTGTAATCGGGGGAGGCATTAGCGCCCAGCCTATTTTGCTCCAAGAAATTGAAAAGCAATATAGAGACCTGCTAGCAGGCCTGCCTTTTGTAGGGGCTATGATTACTCCGGTGGAAATTTTACCATGTAAATTTGGCGGTGATGCGAACCTAATGGGTTCTTTGTATCAATTATTGCAGGAAAACTAG